The genomic window NNNNNNNNNNNNNNNNNNNNNNNNNNNNNNNNNNNCATTCTGGATCAGACAGGCAATGAAACCTACACTTACTGTGTACTTTTCCGAACTTAGCTTCTTGTCCGAAAAGGGTCGGGAGCCAGCCAGCGGGTCGCCGGCGCCTGCAGCACCGGCAGTGAGCACCAAGGTCTATATAACCTTAGTGGGCACAGCTACTGCGGAGCAAAGCTTCGGCCGGCCTTACACACATGCCCGACCTGTGACAGCTGCTGCAGCATGCGAGCGAGGAAGTTCAGCCTTGACTGAGGAGCCTCGCGTGGATACAAAGTTGGCAATGCAAACAACTAATGGTCATTATTGCTCAGGCAGCTGAGCACTTAAAGCGTCGTTTCCCGTGCACGTAATGGGCCTCCCTCTCAGATTCTGATCAGAGTGTTATACTGAGCCTCGGGAGTAGAGCAACGCATAGGGTATTTCAGTTTCGTCCATTTCTACTTCTACATCTTTTTCGCTTTTATCTATCGGCAGTGGCGTATATTTGAAAGGCATTTGAAAACCTTTTCTCTGGTGATATACAGGGTTCTGAAAAAAAATAGCGAAGAAGGGAAAGTTTATTCTGAAAGCCAAATGTCGTTAAATGgcgtaaaagaaaaatgaatacgaGGAGAGGGTTAGAAACCTCGTCGGAAAGAGGaatgatgaaaattacaataatcatgataaatatgacGCCGGTAataagtatttttatcattttcatgatcgttattttatataacaatataaaattaagtaaagataataattcaaACTTTTATACGTTTATGTTCACTAGCCTTTACTAAAAGGTACCGGTTAAATTATTCTTAGGAAAAGAAATACCTTCCACTTTCATGGCAGTTACATATTGATCTTAGACGACATAAATTACACTACTGACTGTATTTGCAAAGCGACTGAACATTTGTGGCATTCACTCTGCCTTTATTGGTTCCATTAATGTCACTATAGTCGAATCACTTAATTCTGATACCTGGATCCTCGAGATCTTTGTAGTATacttacagttattattacatatgcataattaTGAGTATATTTCTTAACCTAAAAGTACACAGCTTAGATATAGGTTAATTTTCCTTGTTAAATAGGTAAAATTtacttaaaagaaaatgaaagctgATAGGTTTATAAAGTGAAGAATGACTCGAAATAATAACGGACATGCAGGTCTTCTCAATCAACAAGGTTACGTATGGTCCTAAAATGCAATGTTGCTAACTGTACAAACTCGCCCTGTGTTAGTTGATACATATTCTGTACAGAATCGGTATCATTTCTTGTACCATTTATCTACATCGATTCGGTTTCCATTAGNNNNNNNNNNNNNNNNNNNNNNNNNNNNNNNNNNNNNNNNNNNNNNNNNNNNNNNNNNNNNNNNNNNNNNNNNNNNNNNNNNNNNNNNNNNNNNNNNNNNNNNNNNNNNNNNNNNNNNNNNNNNNNNNNNNNNNNNNNNNNNNNNNNNNNNNNNNNNNNNNNNNNNNNNNNNNNNNNNNNNNNNNNNNNNNNNNNNNNNNNNNNNNNNNNNNNNNNNNNNNNNNNNNNNNNNNNNNNNNNNNNNNNNNNNNNNNNNNNNNNNNNNNNNNNNNNNNNNNNNNNNNNNNNNNNNNNNNNNNNNNNNNNNNNNNNNNNNNNNNNNNNNNNNNNNNNNNNNNNNNNNNNNNNNNNNNNNNNNNNNNNNNNNNNNNNNNNNNNNNNNNNNNNNNNNNNNNNNNNNNNNNNNNNNNNNNNNNNNNNNNNNNNNNNNNNNNNNNNNNNNNNNNNNNNNNNNNNNNNNNNNNNNNNNNNNNNNNNNNNNNNNNNNNNNNNTATGGGGAAAGCAAGCAACGTATGTCAGTAATTTCTGTCTGGTTATCCCATGTTTGTTGCTGCAGCCCCAAATCCATACAGTGGAACTTGAATTCTTTCTCCTTGTTGTTCCTCCCAAAATACATGGTGAGCTATGCGTAGCTGCCAGACTCTAACACGAGGTTTAGTCATAGATTGAGCTGGTTGTGCCTCTCTCGTATGTTGTGTTCCATGTATTGTGTGGTGTTCAAGCTTAACATTATAATAAGATGTAATCCAGGTGGNNNNNNNNNNNNNNNNNNNNNNNNNNNNNNNNNNNNNNNNNNNNNNNNNNNNNNNNNNNNNNNNNNNNNNNNNNNNNNNNNNNNNNNNNNNNNNNNNNNNNNNNNNNNNNNNNNNNNNNNNNNNNNNNNNNNNNNNNNNNNNNNNNNNNNNNNNNNNNNNNNNNNNNNNNNNNNNNNNNNNNNNNNNNNNNNNNNNNNNNNNNNNNNNNNNNNNNNNNNNNNNNNNNNNNNNNNNNNNNNNNNNNNNNNNNNNNNNNNNNNNNNNNNNNNNNNNNNNNNNNNNNNNNNNNNNNNNNNNNNNNNNNNNNNNNNNNNNNNNNNNNNNNNNNNNNNNNNNNNNNNNNNNNNNNNNNNNNNNNNNNNNNNNNNNNNNNNNNNNNNNNNNNNNNNNNNNNNNNNNNNNNNNNNNNNNNNNNNNNNNNNNNNNNNNNNNNNNNNNNNNNNNNNNNNNNNNNNNNNNNNNNNNNNNNNNNNNNNNNNNNNNNNNNNNNNNNNNNNNNNNNNNNNNNNNNNNNNNNNNNNNNNNNNNNNNNNNNNNNNNNNNNNNNNNNNNNNNNNNNNNNNNNNNNNNNNNNNNNNNNNNNNNNNNNNNNNNNNNNNNNNNNNNNNNNNNNNNNNNNNNNNNNNNNNNNNNNNNNNNNNNNNNNNNNNNNNNNNNNNNNNNNNNNNNNNNNNNNNNNNNNNNNNNNNNNNNNNNNNNNNNNNNNNNNNNNNNNNNNNNNNNNNNNNNNNNNNNNNNNNNNNNNNNNNNNNNNNNNNNNNNNNNNNNNNNNNNNNNNNNNNNNNNNNNNNNNNNNNNNNNNNNNNNNNNNNNNNNNNNNNNNNNNNNNNNNNNNNNNNNNNNNNNNNNNNNNNNNNNNNNNNNNNNNNNNNNNNNNNNNNNNNNNNNNNNNNNNNNNNNNNNNNNNNNNNNNNNNNNNNNNNNNNNNNNNNNNNNNNNNNNNNNNNNNNNNNNNNNNNNNNNNNNNNNNNNNNNNNNNNNNNNNNNNNNNNNNNNNNNNNNNNNNNNNNNNNNNNNNNNNNNNNNNNNNNNNNNNNNNNNNNNNNNNNNNNNNNNNNNNNNNNNNNNNNNNNNNNNNNNNNNNNNNNNNNNNNNNNNNNNNNNNNNNNNNNNNNNNNNNNNNNNNNNNNNNNNNNNNNNNNNNNNNNNNNNNNNNNNNNNNNNNNNNNNNNNNNNNNNNNNNNNNNNNNNNNNNNNNNNNNNNNNNNNNNNNNNNNNNNNNNNNNNNNNNNNNNNNNNNNNNNNNNNNNNNNNNNNNNNNNNNNNNNNNNNNNNNNNNNNNNNNNNNNNNNNNNNNNNNNNNNNNNNNNNNNNNNNNNNNNNNNNNNNNNNNNNNNNNNNNNNNNNNNNNNNNNNNNNNNNNNNNNNNNNNNNNNNNNNNNNNNNNNNNNNNNNNNNNNNNNNNNNNNNNNNNNNNNNNNNNNNNNNNNNNNNNNNNNNNNNNNNNNNNNNNNNNNNNNNNNNNNNNNNNNNNNNNNNNNNNNNNNNNNNNNNNNNNNNNNNNNNNNNNNNNNNNNNNNNNNNNNNNNNNNNNNNNNNNNNNNNNNNNNNNNNNNNNNNNNNNNNNNNNNNNNNNNNNNNNNNNNNNNNNNNNNNNNNNNNNNNNNNNNNNNNNNNNNNNNNNNNNNNNNNNNNNNNNNNNNNNNNNNNNNNNNNNNNNNNNNNNNNNNNNNNNNNNNNNNNNNNNNNNNNNNNNNNNNNNNNNNNNNNNNNNNNNNNNNNNNNNNNNNNNNNNNNNNNNNNNNNNNNNNNNNNNNNNNNNNNNNNNNNNNNNNNNNNNNNNNNNNNNNNNNNNNNNNNNNNNNNNNNNNNNNNNNNAAGCTAAGTGNNNNNNNNNNNNNNNNNNNNNNNNNNNNNNNNNNNNNNNNNNNNNNNNNNNNNNNNNNNNNNNNNNNNNNNNNNNNNNNNNNNNNNNNNNNNNNNNNNNNNNNNNNNNNNNNNNNNNNNNNNNNNNNNNNNNNNNNNNNNNNNNNNNNNNNNNNNNNNNNNNNNNNNNNNNNNNNNNNNNNNNNNNNNNNNNNNNNNNNNNNNNNNNNNNNNNNNNNNNNNNNNNNNNNNNNNNNNNNNNNNNNNNNNNNNNNNNNNNNNNNNNNNNNNNNNNNNNNNNNNNNNNNNNNNNNNNNNNNNNNNNNNNNNNNNNNNNNNNNNNNNNNNNNNNNNNNNNNNNNNNNNNNNNNNNNNNNNNNNNNNNNNNNNNNNNNNNNNNNNNNNNNNNNNNNNNNNNNNNNNNNNNNNNNNNNNNNNNNNNNNNNNNNNNNNNNNNNNNNNNNNNNNNNNNNNNNNNNNNNNNNNNNNNNNNNNNNNNNNNNNNNNNNNNNNNNNNNNNNNNNNNNNNNNNNNNNNNNNNNNNNNNNNNNNNNNNNNNNNNNNNNNNNNNNNNNNNNNNNNNNNNNNNNNNNNNNNNNNNNNNNNNNNNNNNNNNNNNNNNNNNNNNNNNNNNNNNNNNNNNNNNNNNNNNNNNNNNNNNNNNNNNNNNNNNNNNNNNNNNNNNNNNNNNNNNNNNNNNNNNNNNNNNNNNNNNNNNNNNNNNNNNNNNNNNNNNNNNNNNNNNNNNNNNNNNNNNNNNNNNNNNNNNNNNNNNNNNNNNNNNNNNNNNNNNNNNNNNNNNNNNNNNNNNNNNNNNNNNNNNNNNNNNNNNNNNNNNNNNNNNNNNNNNNNNNNNNNNNNNNNNNNNNNNNNNNNNNNNNNNNNNNNNNNNNNNNNNNNNNNNNNNNNNNNNNNNNNNNNNNNNNNNNNNNNNNNNNNNNNNNNNNNNNNNNNNNNNNNNNNNNNNNNNNNNNNNNNNNNNNNNNNNNNNNNNNNNNNNNNNNNNNNNNNNNNNNNNNNNNNNNNNNNNNNNNNNNNNNNNNNNNNNNNNNNNNNNNNNNNNNNNNNNNNNNNNNNNNNNNNNNNNNNNNNNNNNNNNNNNNNNNNNNNNNNNNNNNNNNNNNNNNNNNNNNNNNNNNNNNNNNNNNNNNNNNNNNNNNNNNNNNNNNNNNNNNNNNNNNNNNNNNNNNNNNNNNNNNNNNNNNNNNNNNNNNNNNNNNNNNNNNNNNNNNNNNNNNNNNNNNNNNNNNNNNNNNNNNNNNNNNNNNNNNNNNNNNNNNNNNNNNNNNNNNNNNNNNNNNNNNNNNNNNNNNNNNNNNNNNNNNNNNNNNNNNNNNNNNNNNNNNNNNNNNNNNNNNNNNNNNNNNNNNNNNNNNNNNNNNNNNNNNNNNNNNNNNNNNNNNNNNNNNNNNNNNNNNNNNNNNNNNNNNNNNNNNNNNNNNNNNNNNNNNNNNNNNNNNNNNNNNNNNNNNNNNNNNNNNNNNNNNNNNNNNNNNNNNNNNNNNNNNNNNNNNNNNNNNNNNNNNNNNNNNNNNNNNNNNNNNNNNNNNNNNNNNNNNNNNNNNNNNNNNNNNNNNNNNNNNNNNNNNNNNNNNNNNNNNNNNNNNNNNNNNNNNNNNNNNNNNNNNNNNNNNNNNNNNNNNNNNNNNNNNNNNNNNNNNNNNNNNNNNNNNNNNNNNNNNNNNNNNNNNNNNNNNNNNNNNNNNNNNNNNNNNNNNNNNNNNNNNNNNNNNNNNNNNNNNNNNNNNNNNNNNNNNNNNNNNNNNNNNNNNNNNNNNNNNNNNNNNNNNNNNNNNNNNNNNNNNNNNNNNNNNNNNNNNNNNNNNNNNNNNNNNNNNNNNNNNNNNNNNNNNNNNNNNNNNNNNNNNNNNNNNNNNNNNNNNNNNNNNNNNNNNNNNNNNNNNNNNNNNNNNNNNNNNNNNNNNNNNNNNNNNNNNNNNNNNNNNNNNNNNNNNNNNNNNNNNNNNNNNNNNNNNNNNNNNNNNNNNNNNNNNNNNNNNNNNNNNNNNNNNNNNNNNNNNNNNNNNNNNNNNNNNNNNNNNNNNNNNNNNNNNNNNNNNNNNNNNNNNNNNNNNNNNNNNNNNNNNNNNNNNNNNNNNNNNNNNNNNNNNNNNNNNNNNNNNNNNNNNNNNNNNNNNNNNNNNNNNNNNNNNNNNNNNNNNNNNNNNNNNNNNNCATtgtaaaactttttataataaaagcattatttaaagttttctttcattattagtcaCTTANNNNNNNNNNNNNNNNNNNNNNNNNNNNNNNNNNNNNNNNNNNNNNNNNNNNNNNNNNNNNNNNNNNNNNNNNNNNNNNNNNNNNNNNNNNNNNNNNNNNNNNNNNNNNNNNNNNNNNNNNNNNNNNNNNNNNNNNNNNNNNNNNNNNNNNNNNNNNNNNNNNNNNNNNNNNNNNNNNNNNNNNNNNNNNNNNNNNNNNNNNNNNNNNNNNNNNNNNNNNNNNNNNNNNNNNNNNNNNNNNNNNNNNNNNNNNNNNNNNNNNNNNNNNTGCCTAGTTCCACTTATCAATATTATNNNNNNNNNNNNNNNNNNNNNNNNNNNNNNNNNNNNNNNNNNNNNNNNNNNNNNNNNNNNNNNNNNNNNNNNNNNNNNNNNNNNNNNNNNNNNNNNNNNNNNNNNNNNNNNNNNNNNNNNNNNNNNNNNNNNNNNNNNNNNNNNNNNNNNNNNNNNNNNNNNNNNNNNNNNNNNNNNNNNNNNNNNNNNNNNNNNNNNNNNNNNNNNNNNNNNNNNNNNNNNNNNNNNNNNNNNNNNNNNNNNNNNNNNNNNNNNNNNNNNNNNNNNNNNNNNNNNNNNNNNNNNNNNNNNNNNNNNNNNNNNNNNNNNNNNNNNNNNNNNNNNNNNNNNNNNNNNNNNNNNNNNNNNNNNNNNNNNNNNNNNNNNNGGAcggaacaaaaggggaaaacgtatgtacaaactaAGAGACCAAAAAACNNNNNNNNNNNNNNNNNNNNNNNNNNNNNNNNNNNNNNNNNNNNNNNNNNNNNNNNNNNNNNNNNNNNNNNNNNNNNNNNNNNNNNNNNNNNNNNNNNNNNNNNNNNNNNNNNNNNNNNNNNNNNNNNNNNNNNNNNNNNNNNNNNNNNNNCGCTTCCCTCGTGGCAAATCTACAGTTGAAATTCTCACTTATGNNNNNNNNNNNNNNNNNNNNNNNNNNNNNNNNNNNNNNNNNNNNNNNNNNNNNNNNNNNNNNNNNNNNNNNNNNNNNNNNNNNNNNANNNNNNNNNNNNNNNNNNNNNNNNNNNNNNNNNNNNNNNNNNNNNNNNNNNNNNNNNNNNNNNNNNNNNNNNNNNNNNNNNNNNNNNNNNNNNNNNNNNNNNNNNNNNAAGGTGGGAGAGTCAGANNNNNNNNNNNNNNNNNNNNNNNNNNNNNNNNNNNNNNNNNNNNNNNNNNNNNNNNNNNNNNNNNNNNNNNNNNNNNNNNNNNNNNNNNNNNNNNNNNNNNNNNNNNNNNNNNNNNNNNNNNNNNNNNNNNNNNNNNNNNNNNNNNNNNNNNNNNNNNNNNNNNNNNNNNNNNNNNNNNNNNNNNNNNNNNNNNNNNNNNNNNNNNNNNNNNNNNNNNNNNNNNNNNNNNNNNNNNNNNNNNNNNNNNNNNNNNNNNNNNNNNNNNNNNNNNNNNNNNNNNNNNNNNNNNNNNNNNNNNNNNNNNNNNNNNNNNNNNNNNNNNNNNNNNNNNNNNNNNNNNNNNNNNNNNNNNNNNNNNNNNNNNNNNNNNNNNNNNNNNNNNNNNNNNNNNNNNNNNNNNNNNNNNNNNNNNNNNNNNNNNNNNNNNNNNNNNNNNNNNNNNNNNNNNNNNNNNNNNNNNNNNNNNNNNNNNNNNNNNNNNNNNNNNNNNNNNNNNNNNNNNNNNNNNNNNNNNNNNNNNNNNNNNNNNNNNNNNNNNNNNNNNNNNNNNNNNNNNNNNNNNNNNNNNNNNNNNNNNNNNNNNNNNNNNNNNNNNNGAGTCGGACGGNNNNNNNNNNNNNNNNNNNNNNNNNNNNNNNNNNNNNNNNNNNNNNNNNNNNNNNNNNNNNNNNNNNNNNNNNNNNNNNNNNNNNNNNNNNNNNNNNNNNNNNNNNNNNNNNNNNNNNNNNNNNNNNNNNNNNNNNNNNNNNNNNNNNNNNNNNNNNNNNNNNNNNNNNNNNNNNNNNNNNNNNNNNNNNNNNNNNNNNNNNNNNNNNNNNNNNNNNNNNNNNNNNNNNNNNNNNNNNNNNNNNNNNNNNNNNNNNNNNNNNNNNNNNNNNNNNNNNNNNNNNNNNNNNNNNNNNNNNNNNNNNNNNNNNNNNNNNNNNNNNNNNNNNNNNNNNNNNNNNNNNNNNNNNNNNTCATCATTTNNNNNNNNNNNNNNNNNNNNNNNNNNNNNNNNNNNNNNNNNNNNNNNNNNNNNNNNNNNNNNNNNNNNNNNNNNNNNNNNNNNNNNNNNNNNNNNNNNNNNNNNNNNNNNNNNNNNNNNNNNNNNNNNNNNNNNNNNNNNNNNNNNNNNNNNNNNNNNNNNNNNNNNNNNNNNNNNNNNNNNNNNNNNNNNNNNNNNNNNNNNNNNNNNNNNNNNNNNNNNNNNNNNNNNNNNNNNNNNNNNNNNNNNNNNNNNNNNNNNNNNNNNNNNNNNNNNNNNNNNNNNNNNNNNNNNNNNNNNNNNNNNNNNNNNNNNNNNNNNNNNNNNNNNNNNNNNNNNNNNNNNNNNNNNNNNNNNNNNNNNNNNNNNNNNNNNNNNNNNNNNNNNNNNNNNNNNNNNNNNNNNNNNNNNNNNNNNNNNNNNNNNNNNNNNNNNNNNNNNNNNNNNNNNNNNNNNNNNNNNNNNNNNNNNNNNNNNNNNNNNNNNNNNNNNNNNNNNNNNNNNNNNNNNNNNNNNNNNNNNNNNNNNNNNNNNNNNNNNNNNNNNNNNNNNNNNNNNNNNCGTCGTTGATGAGCCGAAAAGTGGAATTCGTGAATTAAGTGTCTAGGTTTTTGAGAGTTCGTAATTTCCTCGTATTGACGCGCTCTCCCGTAATCAGCCGTGGCCAATTAGCCTCTAATGGGGCGAGGGACCTCCAGCAGCTGCGTTTCTCGCTGGCGAGCCCCATCGAGGCGCATAAAAGGGCTTGGCGACTCCGCACCaccacccttcttcctcttcttctgcgcCATGAGGACTTCCATAGCCTTCGCTGTCCTGGTCAGTACAGCTCAGTCACCAGCCTTTCTGAGTCCCTGCGCAATATACGGCCTCTTGGCCACCAGGCGTGCACTTTCTTCGTGCAATGAAGGTCGAGGCAGGAGGGTATTTCGAGAGACGTGACTTCGTAGTAATTTGCGGGAAAATCGAGGACTGCTGGAACGAAGCAACTACCTTGAACACAAGTATAGTTTTCGATCTTTAAGGAACTGATAATGCAAacagaatatgtatatagtatatgatggcAATTGATATTTCGTTTTTCTATAGATTACCATCACTGTAAAAATGTATTTAAGTTATGTTAACGGTGCTGCCAACCAGCCAGCGGGAAATGGGTAAAGTCAATATCATTTTGTATGATTTTCGTGAATTTGTGGAACATTTTGTAAAATGGGCAAGATTAAATGTAGTTTTATTACGAAGATGTGGACTGAGGTAAAGTAGGATATTTAGGACGGAAGTGATTGAGGCGGTCACAATGATATGCAAAAAACATCGCATTTCATTCCATCTCTTTAGTGATTCTATGTCCACCTTTTGACAAACCCAAACTCAAGCCTCAGTAAGCTTCACGTAAGCAAGATAACGCTCCTCCTGCTGGATTTAGAAAGAATTGACGGGTTGCAGATTTCAGTGACGTTCATTTGgctgattttatttatctatgtagtGCTATGTTGTGATTTGCAGCCTGTTTTATTAATCGGATTTTGATGTTATTTATGCTTCAGTATTcttaaataacatcaataaagctaagtacatttttttttctaacttttatgTAGCAAGTCACTGAAAATAAGTAATCTCAAGATTTTCAGCTACTTTTTCCTTTTGATTGTGCGCTCTAAACCCTGTTTAACCTTTTTCATGTTACAGATGATTTCTCTTGAAGTTTCATCCActtcctttcactttcctcttcccatttttatcAAGTTTTCCCCGGATTACCATTAGCCCCTTGTTCGGTTTACGTCACTAACATAGAATTGAAGGTGGCGGGCGTCCCTGTTGTCTCGCTCACCTGCTGCCTCCTGCCTGGCTCTCTAACCCTCTTCGACGGCCGTTCCAGGTGGTGGCCGGCCTTGTTGCGGCGACCAGCTCGAGGCAGCTTCCCGCGGAGCCGAAGCAAGGCCTTGAGGTCGCGCCCAAGCAAGGCGTGCACGTCGACCCTAAAGCTGCTCGCGCCAAGTGTGGAGGTTCGATGGTGAGTCGAAGGTGTTTGAGCGCATTGACTGTGCACGGATGGGTCTTCCTGTAGCGTGGCTACAgaagacacgttttttttttctgaaaaaagtaaaacaaatatgtGTAAAAGCCCAACTACATTACATGAATATCTAACTGAACAGTAAAAAGCCACCTTACACTGCCCTCATCTCAACCATGCTAAAAATATTCTGCAGTTATCCTGCTGCCTTCAACATATCATAGAAAAAGTATTTTCTGACTGGCCATGCAGGTTTTCTCTGACGCCTCGCTTCCTTGCTCCCGCAGACCTTGGCCACAGGACAAGAGATGACCATGAAGACCCCGGGGTACCCCAAGAAGTACCCCAATAAGAGGAAGTGCACCTGGGACATTTCCAGCCAGAACTCCGACGAACACCTTGAACTTTCTTGCTCCAACTTCGAGCTGAAAAAGTCCAAGTCTTGCAAAGGAGACAGCCTGCGCCTTTCGGACAACGAGAGCGTGGAGACCTTCTGCGGCCACGGGGAAAAGACCTTCgtcaccaaaaccaacacactcAAAGCTACCTTCAAGAGCAACAGGTACGGCAGAGACAAAGGCTTCGAGTGCACCGTGAGGAGCGTCCGCAGCGACACTGACTCAACTGATTTTTCCACCGGGGCAACTGGCCAGACTACAGCCGCGCCTGCAACAACCAAGCAGCCCACAACCACTAAGCCTCCAACTGCTGGCTGCCAGTGTGGCGTAGCGAACCCCAACCGCATTGTTGGTGGGACAGAGGTGTCACCTGCCCACAAATACCCTTGGCATATCGGCCTCAAGTACGAAAACGGAGCCAGCTACTGGTGCGGCGGATCCATCATCAACAACCAGTACGTCATGACCGCCGCCCACTGCTTCTTCGACAAGTACGGGAACCGCGAGTCCGACGAGGGTCTCGTGGTGGGCGTGGCCGACCACGACATGTCCGTCTCCACTGACGACGTCTCGGGCGTCACGAGGTTGGTCAAGGTGGCCAAGGTCATCCTTCACCCCAACTACGTGTCTTCAGGGTATGACAACGACATTGCCCTCCTCAAGCTGTCCGAGACCCTGGATCTGTCCAAGAACAAGGAGCTGAGGTCCGTCTGTCTGCCCGCCGACGACTCCAAGA from Penaeus monodon isolate SGIC_2016 chromosome 23, NSTDA_Pmon_1, whole genome shotgun sequence includes these protein-coding regions:
- the LOC119588440 gene encoding trypsin-1-like (The sequence of the model RefSeq protein was modified relative to this genomic sequence to represent the inferred CDS: added 216 bases not found in genome assembly), with protein sequence MRTSIAFAVLVVAGLVAATSSRQLPAEPKQGLEVAPKQGVHVDPKAARAKCGGSMTLATGQEMTMKTPGYPKKYPNKRKCTWDISSQNSDEHLELSCSNFELKKSKSCKGDSLRLSDNESVETFCGHGEKTFVTKTNTLKATFKSNRYGRDKGFECTVRSVRSDTDSTDFSTGATGQTTAAPATTKQPTTTKPPTAGCQCGVANPNRIVGGTEVSPAHKYPWHIGLKYENGASYWCGGSIINNQYVMTAAHCFFDKYGNRESDEGLVVGVADHDMSVSTDDVSGVTRLVKVAKVILHPNYVSSGYDNDIALLKLSETLDLSKNKELRSVCLPADDSKNYAGALGIAAGWGKLQYGGSQPDKLMEVTLPILEQSCWGKTVTERMLCAGYKEGGKDTCQGDSGGPLYVVEGSKYFQVGITSFGDGCANPNSPGVYARVSKFLSWIKTNTADATYC